CGAGGAATCCCGGTTTCGGCATGACCATCCCGAAGTTGCCAACGATCGGCTCTACCATAACGGCGGCCACATCATCGCCCCATGCGTCGAGGGCGGCCCGCAAGCCATCCAGATCGTTGAACGGAACGGTAATGACTTCCGTCGCAATGCTGGCCGGGATCCCGGCGCTGTCCGGAATGCCGAGCGTGGAAGGACCGGAGCCTGCTGCCACGAGGACAAGATCGGAATGGCCATGGTAGCAGCCGGCGAACTTGATGATTTTGTTGCGCTTGGTGTAGGCGCGGGCCACCCGGATCGTGGTCATGAGCGCCTCGGTGCCGGAATTGACGAAACGCACCTTGTCCATGGACGGGATGGCAGCCTTCAGCATTTTGGCCAAGGTGATCTCAAGCTCCGTAGGCGTACCGTAGAGGGTGCCGTTTTGAGCGGCTGCCGTGATTGCGGCCGTAATATGCGGATGGGCATGTCCGGTTATGATCGGGCCATAGGCTGCCAAATAATCGATGTAGCGATTGCCGTCCTCGTCCCAGAAGTGAGCTCCATTCGCGCGTTTCATGAAAACGGGGGCACCGCCGCCTACGGCTTTGAACGAACGGGAGGGGCTGTTTACGCCGCCTACGATATGCTGCAGCGCTTCTTGATATAGAGTTTCTGAACGGTTTCTTGATGTTGTCATCATCATTAACTTCCTTTCTTCATGAAGCAGGACAGGCAGCTAAAATGACGTAGCTCCTGTCCTGCTTGCTGTAAGTGTATTAGTTACGATCCGTTGTTGCAGATGGAACAGTAGAGCTATCCGAATGACCATTCTCAGAATCGTCATTCTCAGAACCAGTGGTTTCAGAATTGCTGTCCGTACCTTGGCTGCCTTCTGTCTCAGGATCAGGCGTTGGCGGATTTAAGATGTCCTGGATATACTGTTTCAGCGTATCCGAATTGCCGACCGTTAGAACGGCTGCCCCGCCGATATGTTCTTCCTTCAGGAGCTTCATCGGAGGCACCTGTTCGCTGCCGCTCATTTTACTCTTGTAGGCAACGTTCGCAAGCTTCCACATATCCTCAACATCGAGATTGGTATCGATATAAGGGCTGACGGACTTCAGAATGTCCGGAAGCTTCATGATGGAAGTGGTGGTCTGCATTTTCTTGGCTACGGCCTTCAAGAGCTCGCGCTGACGCTCGGTGCGGGTAAAGTCGCCCATCGCATCATAGCGGAACCGGACATATTGCAGCGCCGCATTGCCATCCAGATGCTGCATGCCTTGCTTCAGTTCGATGTCGTATTCGTTTTTGTCTGCTTTACTGGAATAATTCATGTCCTTCTCAACATAGAAATCAACTCCGCCAACGGAATCAACCAGCTTCATGAAACCCTGGAAATCCGTATAGACGTAGTATTGAACCGGAATGCCCAGCAGATCGCCAACAGCCTTCATGGCCGTATTCGGGCCGTGTGTAATGGCCGTATTGATTCGGTTTCGGTCATATCCGGGTATTTCTACGTAAGTATCGCGCAAAATAGAGAACAAGTGCATTTTCTTCTTCACGGGATCAATCGAGGCAACAAGCATACTGTCGGATCGAGGAATTTCGCCTTCCTCAAAACCGCGCGCATCCACGCCCATCAGCAGAATGTTAACCGTCTCCGTTCCTTCCCACTCGGGTGGTGCCGGAACTTTGGCATCTACCTTTTCGATTTCACGAAAAGGGGAGGATTCACCTGATTTCTGAAGACTTTGCAAGCCGTCGTAGAACGATGCCGCATAATAAATGCCATAACCAATAATAGCGGCAAGGATGAGGCTGACACTCCATATAATCGTCTTCTTTGTTTTTTTGGTCATTGTGTTCTTCCTTTCGGATTACGCTGATGAATGAATTCGATAGAACATTTGAACATTCGACATTCATTCTATTATAATTTTTTTCGAAAAGACAATCAATTTTCGGGACTAAAGTCCGTATTTTAGGAGTTGAGACTTATCGCAGATCAAACGCAGTTGACAGTTGGAAGCCTGGTGCCGGATTTTTCACTTCCGGCTTCGAACGGGGAGAAGGTAGCTTTAAGCGATTTTCGTGGACGTAAAGTCGTGCTGTTCTTCTATCCGAAAAATATGACCCCAACCTGCACGGAAGAGGCTTGCAGCTTCCGGGACCATTATGGAAGCTTGGAGCAGGCAGGGGCAGTCGTGATCGGGATTAGCCCGGATCCTCTGAAATCCCATGCCAAATTCATCGATAAGCATAGCCTGCCCTACTTGCTCTTGTCTGATGAGGAGCATAAGGTAAGCGAAATGTTTGACGTGTGGCAGATGAAGAAGATGTTCGGCCGCGAGTATATGGGTATTGTACGCTCGACCTTCCTAATTGATGAGCAGGGAAAGCTGGCCGCCGAGTGGCGGAAAGTGAAAGTAAAAGGTCATGTCGAAGCGGTTCTCGCAGCCGTGCTGTCATAGCTATATGAAGAACGGTCCCTCAGCATGCCTGAACAGGCATGATAAGGGACCTTTTTTTAAAATAAATAAGACCAGAGGTATAGGTCGGCGAAGGGAGAGTAGGGGGCCACCGGCTCTCGCAGCGGCTCGCCCGCGTTTGGCTGTTTACCGAAAACGAGCTGTTTCGGGCCGGCAGACATAGGATCCGCTGTATGCTGTAAAAACGAGCTGTTTTTGAGCCCATTTGGACACTCGATCCGCTATTTACCGATAACCGATCCATTTGGTAGGCCATCCGGACAGAGGATCCGTTAATGCACCCAAAATCACGAATTTAGCCCGCAATATCTTGCAATAGCGGATCTCATGTCCTCATACCTCCATTAAAGGGCAGAAAACAAAGGAATAGCGGAACCACAGTCCTCGAATATCATCAAGTACCGCTAATCCAGGAGAATCAAGCTGTTTGGGAGTACCATGCCTTGTTGCCGTCATTCGCCTGGTCCCGTCGATTCCAGGGCCCAGTCACAAGGGCTTTTAGCGCGTTCACGGCATTGCCCCAAGAAGGTTCCGTTGCTCTCAAGGAGGGCGGATACGACATTGCCGGAAGAAACGGAGAAGACTCGCACGAACGTACCATTTTCTTGTTTGCCCGGATGTTCTATCATCCCTTCCGGTTGTAAAATATCAAATCCTAGTCTTTTTTTGAAACGTCCTCCATATAATCTATCAGGAAGCCGAACTCATAGAAACGATGGAGGTAGAGTTGATAATGAAAAATATGGTGCGGGTAACATCAATTGCGGTATTTTTCGGCGTGTTGGCATTGCTGATCATGATCGGTATGGGGCTTGAGGTCCAGCGGCCGATAGACATATATGTGGAACAGGCTCCTCTGGCATCGGCGCCAATGACAGTAACTCGGCAGGATGTACAGGTTAAGCCCGAAGAGGCCAACCTGCCAATCGTCACGACTGCATTCAAGAATACACCGGCCGCGAACGCCGCACCTGTTCAATATAAGAAACAAAGTGACAAAACGGTATACCTGACATTTGACGACGGGCCATCGGATCTGACGCTGGATGTTCTGGATATTTTGAAGCGCGAAGGAATTAAAGGCACATTTTTTGTACTGGGCAAGGAGGCGGAGACCCGTCCCGAAATTATCAACCGCATCTATGAGGAAGGCCATGTGATTGGGAATCATACATATGATCATCGTTATGACGAGCTCTACGGGCATTTTCAGGATTTCTGGGGGCAGATTAAGAAAACGGAGGAAATCATTCGTTTAATTACGGGGGAACGGCCGCAGCTGGTCAGAGCTCCCGGGGGACGGCCGGACATTTTGATGAAGCCTATTTTCAATACATGAAGCAGGGGGGATATCATGTATTCGATTGGAACGTCGACAGCGGCGATTCCAAGTATCGAGGCGTTCCGGTTAAAGACATCGTCAAAGGGGCAACCACGAAAGTGAATGGCAATGAGGCGATCGTGCTTCTTCATGACGGTAAAGGGCATGCTGAGAGCGTCAAGGCCCTTCCGGAGATTATTTCCTATTATAAAAAGCAAGGTTATGCCTTTGACGTATTGTCTACTGAAGTCCAGCCTGTTCAATTTCGTGCACAGCAGAGTGCACGTAAGGCTTCGCAGCCTTCAAAGCAGTGGATTCGCGAACATGTCACAGCCAATGCCGCGCTATTTGAGACCGGGAGAACGCTGGCTGTGGAATTTGGAGGAATGGAGACTGCATTCGCGGCAGGTGAATACAAAATGGTGGACGGCCGGTTGATGGTACCGCTGCGTTCCCTGGTGGAGCGGCTCGGCGGAAGCGTGACCTGGAAGTCTCACAACAAGACGGTGCAGGTGACACTTGCAGGGAATCGCTGGGAAGCGGACCCGGTGGGTGGATTGCTATTCCCCATGCAAACAGGGGGCAAACCGGTGTCTTCGGATATTCATTTGATCGGCGGTACCGCTTGGATTCCGCTTCGGGAAGCGCTTGACTTTTCCGGCCGCCCTGTTACAAGAGTTACATATGAAGAAAGCGAGTATCGCGTTCTAACTTTGTAGTCGAAAATTGCATTTTATGTTTGTAATTATGCTTCACAAGTTATAGACTAGTACTTAGAGATATTTATCACAATCCCTAAGATTGTTTCCGAATAAAGGAGGGGGAAGTTTCCCCCTGCTTTATTTTTGGCGATAGTGAGTCACCCATAAGTTCGCACTTTTGTAAGTGATGCATAATAGATACCGGTTATCCCAAAATTAAAGCTAGCCGGTTCGATCGTCGCCAAGTTCATCTTGGGAATTCACTTAAAGAAAAGGAGGCAATTCTTTATGACAGAAACATCTTCTCCACAGCCGTCCGAAACTCCGGAAAATGTTGTAGGAAACCAAGAAGCTGCGGCGTCCAGCCGTCCTGATGTGCTGCTCGAACAACTGCTCAAGCCCGAGGTTCAGGAATCCCTCACAACTCTCGTGGACAATCTTCCAAAACTTACGGAAATGCTGACCGTCATGACTAAAGCTTATGACTTCGGTAAATCCGTAGCTACGGATCCCGTGCTTGCGGAAGACACCATGGCTTCCCTTAGCGGATTCGCGAAGCCAATCACGACAGCAGCAAAAAGCGTTGCATCTGCAGCCATCGAAGCCGGAGACCGTGTACACGCTCAAGGCGACCAAGCTCAGATCGGCGTATTTGGTCTGATGAAAATGCTGAAAGATCCTCAGGTTCAAAAGGGTCTTCGCTATGCTCAGGCTTTTTTGGACGTTCTTAACGAGCGCGACCAACAAAACAAGCGTTAATCCATAATCATACGAAGAACGGAGGATGGTCATGTCTAAACATATTTTAATTTTGGGCGGAGGCTATGGCGGCTTGCTTAGTGCGCTTTCTGCACGCGAGCATTTTGGTGCTGCTGCAAAAATCACGCTGATCAACCGTTTCCCAACCCATCAGATCATTACGGAATTGCACCGTCTGGCAGCAGGCAACATCGCAGAGAAAGCAGTAGCTTTGCCGCTCGACAAGCTTCTGCGCGGCGCGAACGTTGACCTGCGCATCGGCAACGTAAAGGAAATCAAGCCGGATGAGCGTTCGGTTTCCCTCGATGACGGCGGAAACTTCACCTATGATGCCCTGGTTATCGCACTGGGCAGCGAAACGGCATTCTTCGGCATTCCGGGACTGCAAGAGAACAGCTTCATTCTGAAGTCCGTGAACGATGCTAATCGTCTGCGTGCTCATGTGGAGTCCCGCATTGCGGAATACAGCAAAACGAAAAACAAAGCGGACGCTACCATCGTGGTTGGCGGCGGCGGCTTGACTGGCGTTGAGCTTGTTGGTGAATATGCCGATATGAGAAGCGAGCTGGCTCGAAAATACGGTATCGACCCACAAGAAATCACGCTTTATTGTGTTGAAGCAGCTCCTTCGATTCTGCCGGGCTTCCCTGCTGAATTGGTTGACCGCGCGACTACAAGCCTGCAGAAACGCGGCGTGAACTTCCTGACCGGATTGCCGATCACCAAAATGGACGGTACAACCGTTGAACTGAAAGACGGCAGCACGATCGAAACCAGCACATTGGTATGGACTGGCGGCGTACAGGGCAACTCCGTTGTGGCTAACTGCGGCATCGAAGTCAATCGCGGACGTGCGGTTGTTAACGAATTCCTGCAATCCGCATCTCACCCTGATGTATACGTTGCAGGCGACAGCGCGGTGGTTATGGGACCAGAAGGTCGTCCATACCCGCCAACGGCACAGCTTGCATGGCAAATGGGCGAGCTGATCGGCTACAACATCTTCGCTCAATTGAACGGCGGCGCACCAGCTTCGTTCACACCGGTATTCTCCGGTACGCTCGGCAGCTTGGGACGTAAAGATGCCATCGGTACCATTGGCGCTAACAAGACCCAATTGAAAGGTCTGCCTGCAACCTTGATGAAGGAAGCAAGTAACATGCGTTACCTGTCCCACATCAACGGTTTGTTTACACTGGCTTACTAAGCCTAGAAGGCGGCATTATATCCACATATAAAGAGATGGACCCGAAATTTTCGGGTCCATTTCTTTTTTATTTGCGCAGCCCAAACATAAGCAGATGGACTTAGGGACATCGACATGAAAACATAATACGATGATTACACCCGGGAGCGAGGGATACAGCAGGACCTTCATGGTGCTCCGGAGCGGGATGTTAGAGAAGGAGGTAAGGGAAAGGCAGAAGGTGAAGAGGAAGAAGAAAGAAGGTCAAACAGTTATGTAAGCGCTATCGTAAAAGGTTCGCAGTTTTCATTTTATGAAACGGAGGGAGCTTGTATGCGGGGATATCATCGTCTTCATTCCATTGTCACTCAACTGTTTTTGTTTTTTTTCATCGGCACAACACTCCCGGTTCTTATTATGGGGTTCCTGTCGTATAACAAATCGGCCTCGATCGTGGAGGAACAGGTCAGTAAAGTGGCTTCCCTCACCATCACTCAAGTCAGTGACAAGCTGAACATGTTCTTCA
This Paenibacillus sp. JZ16 DNA region includes the following protein-coding sequences:
- a CDS encoding glutamate-1-semialdehyde 2,1-aminomutase, with the protein product MTTSRNRSETLYQEALQHIVGGVNSPSRSFKAVGGGAPVFMKRANGAHFWDEDGNRYIDYLAAYGPIITGHAHPHITAAITAAAQNGTLYGTPTELEITLAKMLKAAIPSMDKVRFVNSGTEALMTTIRVARAYTKRNKIIKFAGCYHGHSDLVLVAAGSGPSTLGIPDSAGIPASIATEVITVPFNDLDGLRAALDAWGDDVAAVMVEPIVGNFGMVMPKPGFLEGLCQMTHDNGSLVIYDEVISAFRFHYGSTQTYAGLDNHEAIQPDLTALGKIIGGGLPIGAYGGRKHVMEQVAPLGPAYQAGTMAGNPASIAAGIACLEVLQGEGVYEEMERLTIKLTEGLQASADRHGIPLTINRIRGSFSTHFCDHPVTNYDEAQDTDGEAFAAFFRHMLDRGVNLAPSKYEAWFMTTAHTDADIEATLEAAEESFKAMKN
- a CDS encoding LCP family protein yields the protein MTKKTKKTIIWSVSLILAAIIGYGIYYAASFYDGLQSLQKSGESSPFREIEKVDAKVPAPPEWEGTETVNILLMGVDARGFEEGEIPRSDSMLVASIDPVKKKMHLFSILRDTYVEIPGYDRNRINTAITHGPNTAMKAVGDLLGIPVQYYVYTDFQGFMKLVDSVGGVDFYVEKDMNYSSKADKNEYDIELKQGMQHLDGNAALQYVRFRYDAMGDFTRTERQRELLKAVAKKMQTTTSIMKLPDILKSVSPYIDTNLDVEDMWKLANVAYKSKMSGSEQVPPMKLLKEEHIGGAAVLTVGNSDTLKQYIQDILNPPTPDPETEGSQGTDSNSETTGSENDDSENGHSDSSTVPSATTDRN
- the bcp gene encoding thioredoxin-dependent thiol peroxidase encodes the protein MRLIADQTQLTVGSLVPDFSLPASNGEKVALSDFRGRKVVLFFYPKNMTPTCTEEACSFRDHYGSLEQAGAVVIGISPDPLKSHAKFIDKHSLPYLLLSDEEHKVSEMFDVWQMKKMFGREYMGIVRSTFLIDEQGKLAAEWRKVKVKGHVEAVLAAVLS
- a CDS encoding polysaccharide deacetylase family protein gives rise to the protein MKNMVRVTSIAVFFGVLALLIMIGMGLEVQRPIDIYVEQAPLASAPMTVTRQDVQVKPEEANLPIVTTAFKNTPAANAAPVQYKKQSDKTVYLTFDDGPSDLTLDVLDILKREGIKGTFFVLGKEAETRPEIINRIYEEGHVIGNHTYDHRYDELYGHFQDFWGQIKKTEEIIRLITGERPQLVRAPGGRPDILMKPIFNT
- a CDS encoding stalk domain-containing protein, with protein sequence MKQGGYHVFDWNVDSGDSKYRGVPVKDIVKGATTKVNGNEAIVLLHDGKGHAESVKALPEIISYYKKQGYAFDVLSTEVQPVQFRAQQSARKASQPSKQWIREHVTANAALFETGRTLAVEFGGMETAFAAGEYKMVDGRLMVPLRSLVERLGGSVTWKSHNKTVQVTLAGNRWEADPVGGLLFPMQTGGKPVSSDIHLIGGTAWIPLREALDFSGRPVTRVTYEESEYRVLTL
- a CDS encoding DUF1641 domain-containing protein; the protein is MTETSSPQPSETPENVVGNQEAAASSRPDVLLEQLLKPEVQESLTTLVDNLPKLTEMLTVMTKAYDFGKSVATDPVLAEDTMASLSGFAKPITTAAKSVASAAIEAGDRVHAQGDQAQIGVFGLMKMLKDPQVQKGLRYAQAFLDVLNERDQQNKR
- a CDS encoding NAD(P)/FAD-dependent oxidoreductase — encoded protein: MSKHILILGGGYGGLLSALSAREHFGAAAKITLINRFPTHQIITELHRLAAGNIAEKAVALPLDKLLRGANVDLRIGNVKEIKPDERSVSLDDGGNFTYDALVIALGSETAFFGIPGLQENSFILKSVNDANRLRAHVESRIAEYSKTKNKADATIVVGGGGLTGVELVGEYADMRSELARKYGIDPQEITLYCVEAAPSILPGFPAELVDRATTSLQKRGVNFLTGLPITKMDGTTVELKDGSTIETSTLVWTGGVQGNSVVANCGIEVNRGRAVVNEFLQSASHPDVYVAGDSAVVMGPEGRPYPPTAQLAWQMGELIGYNIFAQLNGGAPASFTPVFSGTLGSLGRKDAIGTIGANKTQLKGLPATLMKEASNMRYLSHINGLFTLAY